From the genome of Thermococcus chitonophagus, one region includes:
- a CDS encoding DNA-directed DNA polymerase II large subunit — protein sequence MELPQEMKEYFEMLQREIDRAYEIAKKARAQGKDPSTDVEIPQATDMAGRVESLVGPPGVAERIRELVKEYGKEIAALKIVDEIIEGKFGDFGSKEKYAEQAVRTALAILTEGIVSAPIEGIADVKIKRNTWADNSEYLALYYAGPIRSSGGTAQALSVLVGDYVRRKLGLDRFKPSEKHIERMVEEVDLYHRAVTRLQYHPSPEEVRLAMKNIPIEITGEATDDVEVSHRDVPGVETNQLRGGAILVLAEGVLQKAKKLVKYIDKMGIEGWDWLKEFVEAKEKGESKDVEKEEKAQETAVEEVKVKVEKGFYYELYERFRAEIAPSDKYAKEIIGGRPLFSQPSTNGGFRLRYGRSRVSGFATWSINPATMILVDEFLAIGTQMKTERPGKGAVVTPATTAEGPIVKLKDGSVLRVDDYQLALRIRDQVEEILYLGDAIIAFGDFVENNQTLLPANYVEEWWIQEFVKAVNEVYEVELKPFNENPRDVVEEAAEYLEVDPDFLARMLYDPLRVKPPVELAIHFSEILEIPLHPYYTLYWNTLKPEEAEELWKVLKENAKIEWDSFRGIKFARIVEIPLEALGSVKRHLELLGLPHIVKEGKVIVEYPWAAALLTPLGNLEWEFKAKPLFTVIDIINENNQIKLRDRGISWIGARMGRPEKAKERKMKPPVQILFPIGLAGGSSRDIKKAAEEGKIAEVEIAFFKCPKCGHTGPEHLCPNCGTRKELIWICPKCNAEYPESQAQGYDYTCPKCNIKLRPFTKRKIKPSELLNRAMENVKVYGIDKLKGVMGMTSGWKMAEPLEKGLLRAKNDVYVFKDGTIRFDATDAPITHFRPREIGVSVEKLRELGYTHDFEGKPLVSEDQIVELKPQDVILSKEAGKYLLKVARFVDDLLEKFYGLPRFYNAEKMEDLIGHLVIGLAPHTSAGIVGRIIGFVDALVGYAHPYFHAAKRRNCFPGDTTILVQIDGKPARITLKELYEFFDGESYENMVYVRRKPKADIKVYSLDPETGKVVLTDIEDVIKAPATDHLIRFELELGRSFETTPDHPVLVYENGKFVKKRAFEVREGDRILVPKVEFEEVSLEHLDLLEEFANEKFKSLWNSIMVRGLSSWLSSIGAKVKYDYLRRDSVPLSILLSILKERGLSIKDVPDCKLAFKRDRVTVNRFVPIKPLMRVLGYYLAEGYARKSESVYQISFSIADEEVREDLKKALREAFGDGFGIYENREKVTIGSRILYLLFTEVLSAGRNAYTKRIPQLVYILPKDAVAEMLRAYFEGNGSALRTVPRVVAYSVNKVLLQDIETLLISKFGIRGYYTLDKNANRGNARGRLYHVERGNEVPVSPVYALNIAGEHYHRFFREIGFISRRKNSVYSKYANELPKNDGYFHNVGWLVKVRSIKYLKPNEDFVFSLNAKNYHSVIINENIVTHQCDGDEDAVMLLLDALLNFSRYYLPEKRGGKMDAPLVITTRLDPREVDSEVHNMDIVRYYPLEFYEATYELKSPKELVGVIERVEDRLGKPEMYYGIKFTHDTDDIALGPKLSLYKQLGDMEEKVRRQLEVAKRIRAVDEHYVAETILNSHLIPDLRGNLRSFTRQEFRCVKCNTKFRRPPMDGKCPVCGGKIVLTVSKGAIEKYLGTAKMLVTEYNVKDYTRQRICLTERDIDSLFEYLFPETQLTLLINPNDICQKMVKARTGHVKSGGLLENFKSNGERKETKRQEKKVKEKPKKKKVISLEDFFSKK from the coding sequence ATGGAGCTTCCACAGGAAATGAAGGAGTACTTCGAGATGCTTCAGCGTGAGATCGATAGGGCTTATGAAATAGCTAAAAAGGCGAGGGCCCAGGGTAAGGATCCCTCAACCGATGTAGAGATACCTCAAGCAACTGACATGGCCGGAAGAGTTGAGAGCTTGGTTGGTCCTCCTGGCGTTGCTGAGAGAATTAGGGAGCTCGTTAAGGAGTACGGTAAGGAGATCGCTGCATTAAAGATTGTTGATGAGATAATTGAGGGTAAATTTGGGGACTTCGGGAGTAAGGAGAAGTACGCTGAACAGGCTGTGAGAACGGCCTTAGCAATACTTACCGAGGGAATAGTTTCCGCTCCCATAGAGGGAATAGCTGATGTTAAAATAAAGAGGAACACCTGGGCCGATAACAGTGAGTATCTAGCTTTGTACTACGCCGGCCCCATAAGGAGTTCCGGTGGAACCGCTCAGGCTTTAAGCGTCCTCGTCGGTGACTACGTCAGGAGGAAACTCGGTTTAGATAGGTTTAAGCCGAGTGAAAAGCACATAGAGAGGATGGTTGAGGAAGTTGACCTTTATCACAGAGCCGTAACGAGGTTGCAGTACCATCCATCTCCAGAGGAAGTCAGGCTGGCGATGAAGAACATTCCCATAGAAATCACGGGTGAAGCCACCGATGACGTTGAGGTTTCTCACAGGGATGTTCCTGGGGTTGAGACGAACCAGCTGAGGGGTGGAGCAATACTCGTTTTAGCCGAAGGTGTCCTCCAGAAGGCTAAGAAGTTGGTTAAGTACATAGATAAGATGGGTATTGAGGGCTGGGATTGGCTAAAGGAATTCGTTGAGGCTAAGGAGAAAGGTGAATCAAAAGATGTGGAGAAGGAAGAGAAAGCCCAGGAAACTGCCGTTGAGGAAGTTAAAGTTAAGGTTGAGAAGGGCTTCTACTACGAGCTCTACGAGAGGTTCAGGGCAGAGATAGCCCCAAGCGATAAATATGCCAAGGAGATTATAGGTGGAAGGCCATTATTTTCGCAGCCCTCGACAAATGGTGGCTTCAGGCTACGCTATGGGAGGAGCAGGGTCAGTGGTTTCGCCACTTGGAGCATAAATCCAGCAACAATGATTCTCGTTGACGAGTTCCTCGCTATAGGAACGCAGATGAAAACCGAAAGGCCGGGGAAGGGAGCGGTTGTAACTCCGGCAACTACGGCTGAAGGGCCGATAGTGAAGCTGAAGGACGGTAGCGTCCTCAGGGTTGATGATTATCAGCTGGCCCTCAGGATTAGGGATCAGGTCGAGGAGATCCTTTACCTGGGCGATGCTATAATAGCCTTTGGAGACTTCGTCGAAAACAACCAAACCCTACTACCCGCAAACTACGTTGAGGAGTGGTGGATCCAGGAGTTCGTTAAGGCAGTTAACGAGGTTTATGAGGTTGAACTAAAACCCTTCAATGAAAATCCAAGGGATGTCGTTGAGGAAGCAGCTGAATACTTGGAAGTTGATCCCGACTTTCTTGCAAGAATGCTCTATGATCCATTGAGAGTTAAGCCGCCCGTTGAGCTTGCCATTCACTTCTCTGAGATACTTGAGATACCTCTCCATCCCTACTATACCCTTTACTGGAACACTTTAAAGCCGGAAGAAGCTGAAGAGCTCTGGAAAGTTCTCAAAGAGAATGCCAAAATCGAGTGGGACAGCTTTAGGGGGATAAAGTTTGCGAGGATAGTTGAGATACCACTAGAAGCTCTTGGTAGTGTAAAGAGGCACCTTGAGCTCTTAGGCCTCCCCCACATCGTTAAGGAGGGTAAGGTAATAGTGGAGTATCCCTGGGCTGCCGCCCTGTTAACTCCCTTGGGCAACTTGGAGTGGGAGTTCAAGGCCAAGCCCCTATTCACGGTAATTGACATAATAAACGAGAATAACCAGATTAAGCTTAGGGACAGGGGGATAAGCTGGATTGGAGCGAGAATGGGAAGGCCTGAAAAGGCCAAGGAGAGAAAGATGAAACCTCCAGTTCAAATCTTGTTCCCAATTGGCCTTGCTGGAGGCTCTTCAAGAGACATAAAGAAGGCCGCTGAAGAGGGTAAAATTGCTGAGGTTGAAATAGCGTTCTTTAAGTGTCCTAAGTGCGGCCATACTGGCCCCGAACACCTCTGTCCAAACTGCGGAACTAGGAAAGAGCTGATATGGATCTGCCCCAAGTGCAACGCTGAATATCCGGAGAGCCAGGCACAGGGCTATGACTACACGTGTCCGAAGTGCAACATTAAGCTTAGGCCTTTCACGAAGAGAAAGATCAAGCCCTCCGAACTGTTAAACAGGGCTATGGAGAACGTAAAAGTTTACGGAATTGACAAGCTGAAAGGCGTCATGGGAATGACATCGGGCTGGAAGATGGCAGAGCCGCTCGAGAAGGGCCTGTTGAGGGCCAAGAATGATGTTTACGTGTTCAAGGATGGCACGATAAGGTTCGATGCTACTGATGCTCCAATAACTCACTTCAGGCCCAGGGAAATAGGTGTTAGCGTTGAGAAGCTTAGGGAGCTCGGTTACACCCACGACTTTGAAGGGAAGCCGCTGGTTAGTGAAGATCAAATAGTCGAGCTCAAGCCCCAGGATGTAATACTCTCCAAGGAGGCCGGCAAGTACCTTTTGAAGGTTGCTAGGTTCGTTGATGACCTACTTGAGAAGTTCTATGGATTGCCCAGGTTCTACAATGCGGAGAAAATGGAGGACTTAATTGGCCACCTTGTCATAGGTCTGGCTCCCCACACCTCCGCGGGAATTGTGGGCAGGATAATAGGCTTTGTCGATGCTCTAGTTGGCTACGCTCATCCCTACTTCCACGCCGCAAAGAGGAGAAACTGCTTCCCTGGGGACACAACGATACTTGTGCAGATCGACGGAAAGCCAGCGAGAATAACCTTGAAGGAGTTGTATGAGTTCTTCGATGGGGAGAGTTATGAGAACATGGTGTACGTTAGGAGGAAACCTAAGGCTGACATCAAGGTTTATTCCCTTGATCCTGAAACTGGAAAAGTTGTTCTGACGGACATTGAAGACGTTATAAAGGCTCCGGCGACGGATCATCTGATAAGGTTTGAGCTGGAACTCGGGAGGAGCTTTGAAACTACTCCCGATCACCCCGTTTTGGTGTATGAGAACGGAAAGTTCGTGAAGAAGAGGGCGTTTGAGGTTAGGGAGGGTGATAGAATACTTGTTCCAAAGGTTGAATTCGAAGAGGTTTCCCTTGAGCATCTTGACTTATTAGAAGAGTTCGCTAATGAGAAGTTCAAGTCTCTTTGGAACTCCATAATGGTTCGTGGACTCTCGAGCTGGCTTTCTTCGATTGGAGCTAAAGTCAAGTATGATTACCTTCGCAGAGACTCCGTACCGCTTTCCATACTACTTAGTATTCTCAAGGAAAGGGGTTTGTCAATTAAAGATGTTCCTGATTGTAAGCTTGCCTTCAAGAGGGATAGAGTGACAGTAAATCGTTTTGTCCCAATAAAACCCTTAATGAGGGTTTTGGGTTATTACCTTGCTGAGGGCTATGCAAGAAAGAGTGAAAGCGTTTACCAAATAAGCTTCTCTATAGCTGACGAGGAAGTTCGTGAGGATCTTAAGAAGGCATTGAGGGAAGCCTTTGGCGATGGCTTTGGGATATATGAGAACAGAGAAAAGGTTACAATTGGCTCACGTATTCTTTATCTGCTATTTACCGAAGTTCTTAGTGCTGGAAGGAACGCCTATACAAAGCGCATTCCTCAGCTGGTTTATATACTACCAAAAGACGCTGTTGCAGAGATGTTGAGGGCATATTTTGAGGGTAATGGAAGTGCACTTAGAACAGTTCCAAGAGTCGTGGCGTATAGTGTTAATAAAGTTCTTCTCCAAGACATTGAAACGTTACTAATCTCGAAATTTGGAATCAGAGGTTATTACACTCTTGATAAGAACGCTAATAGAGGAAACGCTCGGGGTAGGCTCTACCATGTAGAACGTGGAAACGAGGTTCCGGTTTCTCCTGTTTACGCACTGAATATTGCAGGTGAGCACTATCATAGGTTCTTCCGTGAGATTGGGTTCATTAGCAGGCGTAAAAACTCAGTCTATTCGAAGTATGCTAATGAATTGCCGAAGAATGATGGGTATTTCCATAATGTTGGTTGGCTTGTTAAAGTCAGAAGTATCAAGTATCTTAAGCCTAATGAAGATTTTGTGTTCTCTTTAAATGCCAAAAATTATCATAGTGTTATAATAAATGAAAATATTGTAACACACCAATGTGATGGCGACGAGGATGCTGTTATGCTACTCCTCGATGCACTCCTTAACTTCTCCCGCTACTACCTCCCAGAGAAGAGAGGAGGAAAGATGGATGCTCCACTTGTAATTACCACCCGTCTAGACCCCAGGGAAGTTGACAGCGAAGTACACAATATGGACATAGTCCGCTACTATCCCCTTGAATTCTATGAGGCAACTTATGAACTTAAATCCCCGAAGGAGTTGGTTGGTGTTATAGAGAGGGTTGAAGATAGGCTAGGAAAGCCCGAAATGTACTACGGGATAAAGTTTACCCACGATACGGATGACATAGCTTTGGGCCCCAAGCTCAGCCTGTACAAACAGTTGGGAGATATGGAGGAGAAAGTTAGGAGACAGTTGGAGGTTGCCAAGAGAATAAGGGCTGTTGATGAACACTATGTAGCCGAAACGATCCTCAATTCTCACTTAATTCCAGACCTGAGAGGCAACTTGAGGAGCTTCACGAGACAAGAGTTCCGCTGTGTTAAGTGCAACACGAAGTTTAGAAGGCCTCCTATGGATGGCAAGTGCCCCGTTTGTGGAGGGAAGATAGTTCTAACTGTCAGCAAAGGTGCGATAGAGAAGTACCTTGGAACGGCCAAGATGCTCGTTACCGAATATAACGTTAAGGACTATACAAGACAGAGGATATGCCTAACGGAGAGGGACATAGATTCCCTCTTTGAGTATCTATTCCCCGAGACGCAACTCACGCTCCTAATAAATCCAAACGATATCTGTCAGAAAATGGTTAAGGCAAGGACTGGTCACGTTAAATCTGGCGGGCTATTGGAGAACTTCAAATCAAACGGGGAAAGGAAAGAAACTAAGAGGCAGGAGAAAAAGGTGAAAGAAAAGCCCAAGAAGAAAAAAGTGATAAGCCTAGAAGACTTTTTCTCTAAGAAATAA
- a CDS encoding MBL fold metallo-hydrolase: MKIVWYGHACFLVKTKGVSILIDPYPDVDEDKMEKVDYILITHEHMDHYGKTPLIARLNDAEVIGPKTVYLMAISDGLTKVREVEAGQTFDIGGVEVEAFYTEHPTSQYPLGYLIKGEKSVAHLGDTYYSPTFKELRGRVDVLLVPIGGRSTASEREAVDIIDIIRPRIVVPMHYGTYGPGNVEGFKQELVKRRVWVLVKDLKPYEGFEV; the protein is encoded by the coding sequence ATGAAGATAGTCTGGTATGGTCATGCATGCTTTCTCGTGAAGACTAAAGGTGTGAGCATTTTGATAGACCCTTATCCTGATGTAGATGAGGACAAAATGGAGAAAGTCGATTATATCCTCATAACCCACGAGCACATGGATCACTACGGCAAAACCCCCCTAATAGCGAGGCTGAATGACGCTGAGGTCATAGGGCCGAAAACTGTTTATCTCATGGCAATAAGCGATGGCCTCACGAAGGTCAGGGAAGTTGAGGCGGGCCAGACCTTTGACATTGGAGGGGTTGAAGTTGAGGCCTTCTATACTGAGCACCCAACGAGCCAGTACCCCTTGGGCTACCTCATAAAGGGTGAAAAGAGCGTTGCGCACCTTGGGGATACGTACTACAGTCCTACCTTTAAAGAGTTAAGGGGTAGGGTTGATGTGTTATTGGTTCCAATAGGGGGGAGATCCACTGCGAGCGAGAGGGAGGCCGTGGATATAATTGACATAATAAGGCCAAGGATCGTCGTTCCAATGCACTACGGAACTTATGGCCCGGGAAACGTTGAAGGCTTTAAGCAGGAATTAGTTAAGAGGCGCGTTTGGGTTCTCGTAAAGGATCTCAAGCCCTATGAGGGCTTTGAGGTATGA
- the radB gene encoding DNA repair and recombination protein RadB, with amino-acid sequence MLTTGVRALDELLGGGVARGVILQVYGAFATGKTTFAMQVGLLNGGKVAYVDTEGGFSPERLKQMAESRGLDPQRALEKFILFEPLDFKEQRQVISKLKTVVNEKFSLVVVDSITAHYRSEGSKDHGELAKQLQVLQWLARRKNVAVIVVNQVYYDSNSNSLRPIAEHTLGYKTKDIVRFERLRVGVRVAVLERHRFKPEGTMVYFKITDKGIEDVSE; translated from the coding sequence ATGCTGACTACCGGCGTTAGGGCCCTAGATGAGTTGCTCGGGGGAGGCGTAGCTAGGGGAGTTATCCTGCAGGTCTACGGTGCTTTTGCCACTGGAAAAACGACTTTTGCAATGCAGGTTGGCCTTTTAAATGGGGGAAAGGTTGCCTACGTTGACACCGAAGGGGGCTTCTCTCCCGAGAGATTGAAGCAGATGGCCGAGAGCAGGGGATTAGACCCACAGAGGGCTTTAGAGAAGTTCATACTCTTTGAGCCTCTGGATTTTAAGGAGCAGAGGCAGGTGATATCTAAGCTCAAGACGGTCGTTAATGAGAAGTTCTCTCTTGTTGTTGTTGATTCAATTACTGCTCACTACAGATCGGAGGGTAGTAAAGATCACGGCGAGTTGGCTAAGCAACTTCAAGTCCTTCAGTGGCTTGCCAGAAGGAAGAACGTTGCGGTAATTGTTGTAAATCAAGTGTACTACGACTCCAACTCCAATTCTTTGAGGCCTATAGCTGAGCACACCCTGGGCTACAAGACAAAGGACATAGTGAGGTTCGAGAGGCTGAGGGTTGGAGTAAGGGTTGCCGTTCTCGAGAGGCACAGGTTTAAGCCCGAGGGGACCATGGTCTACTTCAAAATTACCGATAAAGGAATAGAGGATGTTAGCGAATAA
- a CDS encoding ATP-binding protein, protein MGNMFHDRERELEKLNEIYSFPGSTFVVIYGRRRVGKTALVKEFLKDKLGLYFFVSEKDETLLLEEYIQEIEDKLSHHIPRYIKMKFTSLEEIIEFLLEFSQEKKLVVVFDEFQNFKTVKPSLFSSLQKLWDEKKESSNLMLIAVGSYVGMIKRIFMDRKEPLFGRVDELIKLKPFDFWNSWTFVRSRIEISPEDFVELYSALGGMPKYLLYLPRYHKGNALETLKALFFDEFAPLREEGLNVLKLEFGRFYRAYFSILEAVSLGYVTPKEISDKTGMKILTVGKYLSELTNNYEYLAREVPVTENPVKTRRVAYRIKDEFFNFWFRFIYHNYTMLEENPEKVFEKFKAEFRPFVGKTYEKIAQEFVEKLDLGFKPERVGRWWRKGEEVDIVAYNRSNVALFEVKWSNLSLKDAKRILRELERKAELLSLKGRYKFGIIARSIEDKEELREEGFLAFDLKDIIR, encoded by the coding sequence ATGGGTAATATGTTCCACGATAGGGAGCGCGAGCTCGAAAAGCTCAACGAAATCTATTCTTTCCCAGGTTCAACATTTGTGGTAATCTACGGAAGGAGAAGGGTAGGAAAAACTGCCCTCGTTAAAGAATTCTTAAAAGACAAGCTCGGCCTATACTTCTTCGTTAGTGAAAAAGATGAAACTCTACTTCTCGAGGAATACATTCAAGAGATTGAGGACAAACTTTCCCACCACATCCCACGGTACATAAAAATGAAGTTCACATCGCTAGAGGAAATAATCGAGTTCCTACTTGAATTTTCACAAGAGAAAAAGCTCGTAGTTGTTTTTGATGAGTTTCAAAACTTTAAGACAGTGAAACCTTCTCTATTCTCATCACTTCAAAAACTCTGGGACGAAAAGAAGGAAAGCTCAAACTTGATGTTAATAGCTGTTGGTTCATACGTAGGCATGATTAAGCGCATCTTTATGGACAGAAAAGAGCCACTCTTTGGTAGAGTTGACGAGTTGATAAAGCTTAAGCCCTTCGACTTTTGGAATTCTTGGACCTTTGTGCGGTCACGCATCGAGATAAGCCCTGAAGACTTCGTTGAATTGTATTCAGCACTGGGCGGAATGCCGAAGTATCTCCTCTACCTTCCGCGCTATCATAAAGGGAATGCACTCGAAACGTTAAAGGCTCTATTTTTTGATGAATTTGCTCCACTCAGGGAAGAAGGCCTAAACGTCCTCAAATTAGAGTTTGGAAGGTTTTATAGGGCATACTTTTCAATTCTTGAGGCCGTAAGCCTTGGTTATGTCACGCCTAAGGAGATAAGTGACAAGACTGGAATGAAAATTCTAACCGTTGGAAAGTACCTAAGCGAGCTGACTAACAACTACGAATACCTAGCAAGAGAAGTTCCCGTCACGGAAAATCCAGTGAAAACAAGGAGAGTCGCATACAGAATAAAGGATGAGTTCTTCAACTTCTGGTTTAGGTTCATCTATCATAACTACACGATGCTAGAGGAAAATCCTGAAAAAGTCTTTGAGAAATTTAAGGCTGAATTCAGGCCCTTTGTGGGAAAAACCTATGAGAAGATAGCCCAAGAATTCGTGGAAAAACTTGATCTTGGCTTTAAACCAGAACGCGTTGGCCGATGGTGGCGCAAGGGAGAGGAAGTAGACATTGTAGCCTATAACAGGAGCAATGTTGCGTTATTTGAGGTGAAGTGGAGTAACCTAAGCCTAAAAGACGCAAAAAGGATTTTAAGAGAGCTGGAAAGGAAAGCAGAATTACTTTCACTTAAGGGTAGGTACAAATTTGGAATAATAGCAAGAAGTATCGAGGACAAGGAAGAGCTGAGGGAAGAGGGGTTCCTAGCCTTTGACCTTAAAGATATTATTCGCTAA
- a CDS encoding DUF402 domain-containing protein, producing the protein MSTESEIAVRIRGIYSTALTKLFLDRGFKIVQPSDVIAERLGIEKSYEDFDVDIYDKNHGITIVGTKVEEVKKVLEEEFIDVFFRKLPYKLYGIYKGIVVKRDDRYVYVDIGNAIGTVLIEELPDATEGDEVVVQVKKHNVLPHLSVLITIPGDYAVLIPKPIGVQRHVKISRKIKDPEERERLRILGLSVDLGEWGVLWRTAAAYKDWNTLRDELVRLSKIADRLKEADKYSAPAEIIEGREIYDVEFGGGTKKKLDEIRHKVVPTIEGHHQFKSYDPEFTLAVEVAEGILAKMPSQRQKVSEGFIEAVVMNKGPKVGWLFTLNHVKPDGQVIKIGPGEIIEVSTNPLKVKMKRFLRPGKFYDGLEIPIEHGDYAITEIEAGKWWFVHRYYDKEGNLKGEFYNINTPVEIYPDKARYIDLEVDIVRWPDGKKEIIDKDKLKEHYDDGIISERLYKAVLKITQEVFDRI; encoded by the coding sequence GTGTCTACAGAGTCAGAGATAGCGGTGAGGATTAGGGGAATTTATAGCACGGCCCTAACAAAGCTGTTCCTTGACAGGGGGTTTAAGATAGTCCAGCCGAGCGATGTTATTGCCGAAAGGCTCGGCATCGAAAAGAGCTATGAGGACTTTGACGTGGACATATACGACAAGAACCACGGGATTACAATCGTCGGAACGAAGGTTGAGGAAGTTAAGAAGGTTTTAGAGGAAGAGTTCATCGACGTATTCTTCAGGAAGCTCCCCTACAAGCTCTACGGAATATACAAGGGAATAGTTGTAAAGAGGGACGATAGGTACGTTTACGTCGACATAGGAAATGCCATAGGAACTGTTCTGATAGAAGAGCTACCGGATGCCACGGAAGGAGACGAAGTTGTGGTTCAGGTCAAGAAGCACAATGTTCTCCCCCACCTCAGCGTTCTCATAACGATTCCTGGGGACTACGCGGTGTTGATTCCAAAGCCTATAGGAGTTCAGAGGCACGTAAAGATCTCGAGAAAAATAAAGGATCCTGAGGAAAGGGAGAGGCTTAGGATACTCGGTCTGAGCGTTGATCTCGGTGAGTGGGGAGTTCTCTGGAGAACGGCGGCAGCCTACAAGGACTGGAACACCTTAAGAGATGAGCTCGTAAGGCTGTCAAAGATAGCCGACAGGCTTAAGGAAGCAGACAAGTACTCTGCGCCGGCCGAGATCATAGAGGGAAGGGAGATCTATGATGTGGAGTTCGGGGGAGGAACGAAGAAGAAGCTCGATGAGATAAGGCACAAGGTAGTTCCAACCATCGAGGGGCACCACCAGTTCAAGTCTTACGATCCCGAGTTCACCTTAGCCGTTGAGGTTGCCGAGGGGATACTTGCAAAGATGCCTTCTCAAAGGCAGAAGGTTAGCGAGGGCTTCATAGAGGCCGTTGTCATGAATAAGGGACCAAAAGTTGGCTGGCTCTTCACGCTGAATCACGTTAAGCCGGATGGCCAGGTGATAAAGATAGGCCCAGGAGAGATAATAGAGGTTTCAACGAACCCGCTTAAGGTGAAGATGAAGAGGTTCCTCAGGCCCGGAAAGTTCTATGATGGCCTTGAGATACCGATAGAACATGGAGACTATGCAATAACTGAGATAGAGGCTGGAAAGTGGTGGTTTGTGCACAGGTACTATGATAAGGAGGGCAATTTGAAGGGAGAATTCTATAACATAAACACTCCAGTTGAGATTTATCCGGACAAGGCAAGGTACATTGACCTTGAAGTTGACATCGTCAGGTGGCCCGATGGAAAGAAGGAGATAATCGACAAAGACAAGCTTAAAGAGCACTACGATGACGGGATAATAAGCGAGAGGCTATACAAGGCCGTTCTGAAGATAACCCAGGAAGTCTTCGACAGGATCTGA
- a CDS encoding DUF835 domain-containing protein produces the protein MIGVVSGVIVTLLSLAIVMYVFPLERGLVGEIKRFARIVIVSLLLLAFSGVFIVLEAKYHGNYWMPAAVLIMTSYLLLVSEAVKYIIAFSGKERRGTGGAYIIRRDKDVEFLVHTLSDSGIPVLLITRKRPDSTRRGVQVIWVSRVGDGVSPTDLHRLLNEAIKFLSGVKGKGVVVVDCVEFLLLYNEFKAVAKFLFTLKDHVLMSGGFLIIGTSPEVIGEREFNVLREEFPEASVEKVLSRLLPQGLFGIAGVQNVGGGEGGEEESQGSTRDSKGEKSA, from the coding sequence ATGATAGGGGTTGTGTCGGGGGTAATAGTCACGCTGCTGTCCCTAGCGATAGTGATGTACGTGTTTCCGCTCGAGAGGGGCCTAGTTGGGGAAATCAAAAGGTTCGCCAGAATAGTTATAGTTTCCCTCCTTCTACTGGCCTTTTCCGGTGTCTTCATAGTCCTTGAGGCAAAGTACCACGGCAATTACTGGATGCCTGCGGCCGTGCTCATAATGACATCCTACCTCCTCTTGGTGAGTGAGGCTGTGAAGTACATAATAGCCTTCTCGGGCAAGGAGAGAAGGGGAACTGGAGGGGCCTATATAATTAGGAGGGATAAGGACGTCGAGTTCCTCGTTCACACACTTTCGGACTCTGGAATACCTGTGCTGTTGATAACTAGGAAGAGACCCGACTCCACAAGAAGGGGAGTTCAGGTTATCTGGGTGAGCAGGGTTGGAGATGGTGTCAGCCCTACGGATCTTCACAGGTTGCTCAATGAGGCCATAAAATTCCTCTCCGGGGTTAAGGGTAAGGGAGTTGTGGTCGTTGACTGTGTTGAATTTTTATTGCTGTACAACGAGTTCAAGGCCGTGGCGAAATTCCTGTTTACGCTTAAGGATCACGTCCTAATGAGCGGTGGCTTCCTCATAATTGGAACCAGCCCCGAGGTGATAGGGGAAAGGGAATTTAACGTGCTGAGGGAGGAGTTCCCCGAGGCTTCAGTCGAAAAGGTGCTCTCAAGGCTATTGCCCCAGGGCCTCTTCGGTATTGCGGGGGTGCAGAACGTTGGCGGCGGTGAGGGTGGAGAAGAGGAGAGCCAAGGAAGTACTAGAGATTCTAAAGGAGAGAAATCTGCTTGA